The following proteins are encoded in a genomic region of Sphingopyxis sp. YF1:
- a CDS encoding leucyl aminopeptidase, whose product MPTKSLLLAACLSFASLTAPAAIAQTVTGSGVAPGTIANSPERPIGFAAAAPARGVLVVLMDSAALPALDAVGIGTAERAAIEAAVAGAKFEGKANATLSLRGIGAHNRILLVGTGSAPTLLARAEAGGKAAQEVRSDAQPVTLTGAFTGTEGAEAAYGFALGQYRFDRYKTVDRKPPATDAVTIVGGDAAAAGATYAGRYQPLADGVRLSRDLANEPANVVYPESFVADVRKAFSGVGGVSIEVLDEAAMRKLGMGSIVGVGQGSPRGSRMMLVRYRGAGSPDAPLALVGKGITFDSGGISLKPGAGMGNMKGDMSGAASVVGAALSLARSRAPVHVVAVAALAENMPDGNAQRPGDVVRTMSGKTIEMVNSDAEGRLVLADANEYVAQAYKPRAIVNIATLTGSIVGALDDQYAGLFARDDALAAQLLAAGAASGEELWRMPLHKNYADRVKSDIADVRNSGGGGPGASLGAHFIGFFVDEKMPWAHLDIAGVNRSESNSPLVPKGMTGFGVRLLDQLARSGD is encoded by the coding sequence ATGCCTACCAAGAGCCTGCTGCTTGCCGCGTGCCTTTCCTTCGCCTCGCTGACCGCCCCCGCCGCGATCGCGCAGACGGTAACCGGGTCAGGCGTCGCACCCGGTACCATCGCCAACAGCCCCGAACGGCCGATCGGCTTCGCCGCCGCCGCCCCGGCGCGCGGCGTGCTCGTCGTGCTGATGGACAGCGCCGCGCTGCCCGCGCTCGACGCGGTCGGGATCGGCACCGCCGAACGCGCCGCGATCGAGGCGGCGGTGGCCGGCGCCAAGTTCGAGGGCAAGGCGAATGCGACCTTGTCGCTGCGCGGTATCGGGGCACACAACCGCATCCTGCTCGTTGGCACGGGCAGCGCCCCGACGCTGCTCGCGCGCGCCGAAGCGGGCGGCAAGGCCGCGCAGGAGGTCCGGTCCGACGCCCAGCCGGTGACGCTCACCGGCGCCTTCACCGGCACCGAGGGCGCCGAGGCGGCCTATGGCTTCGCGCTCGGCCAATATCGCTTCGACCGCTACAAGACCGTCGACCGCAAGCCGCCCGCCACCGACGCGGTGACGATCGTCGGCGGCGATGCGGCCGCCGCCGGGGCCACCTACGCCGGGCGCTACCAGCCGCTCGCCGACGGGGTGCGCCTGTCGCGCGACCTTGCCAACGAACCGGCCAATGTCGTCTATCCCGAAAGCTTCGTGGCCGACGTCCGCAAGGCCTTTTCGGGCGTCGGCGGGGTCAGCATCGAAGTGCTCGACGAAGCCGCGATGCGCAAGCTCGGCATGGGCAGCATCGTCGGGGTCGGCCAGGGCAGCCCGCGCGGATCACGCATGATGCTGGTGCGCTATCGCGGCGCGGGATCGCCCGATGCGCCGCTGGCGCTGGTCGGCAAGGGCATCACCTTCGATTCGGGCGGCATATCGCTCAAACCCGGCGCGGGCATGGGCAATATGAAGGGCGACATGTCGGGGGCCGCTTCGGTGGTCGGCGCCGCGCTGTCGCTCGCCAGGTCGCGTGCGCCGGTGCATGTCGTCGCGGTCGCCGCACTTGCCGAGAATATGCCCGACGGCAACGCCCAGCGCCCCGGCGATGTCGTGCGCACGATGTCGGGCAAGACGATCGAGATGGTCAACAGCGACGCCGAAGGCCGGCTCGTCCTCGCCGACGCCAATGAATATGTCGCGCAGGCGTACAAGCCGCGCGCGATCGTCAATATCGCGACATTGACCGGATCGATCGTCGGCGCGCTCGACGACCAATATGCCGGTCTCTTCGCGCGCGACGACGCGCTCGCCGCGCAATTGCTCGCCGCGGGCGCCGCGAGCGGCGAGGAACTGTGGCGCATGCCGCTCCATAAAAATTACGCCGACCGCGTGAAATCGGACATCGCCGACGTCCGCAACAGCGGCGGCGGCGGCCCCGGCGCCAGCCTCGGTGCGCATTTCATCGGCTTCTTCGTCGACGAAAAGATGCCGTGGGCGCACCTCGACATCGCCGGCGTCAACCGCAGCGAGAGCAATTCGCCGCTGGTCCCGAAGGGCATGACCGGCTTCGGCGTGCGCCTGCTCGACCAGCTCGCGCGTTCGGGGGACTGA
- the clpB gene encoding ATP-dependent chaperone ClpB: MNLEKFTDRAKGFLQAAQTIAIRMNHQRIAPEHVAKALLEDNQGMAAGLIANSGGDTARAVQGIDVLLAKVPAVSGSGAQQTPGLDNDAVRLLDQAEQVAAKAGSEFVAVQNILLAMVLAPSTPVGKVFADAGVKADALNAAIAKLTGGRTADTASAEDRYEALKKFARDLTEVAREGKLDPVIGRDEEIRRTVQILARRTKNNPVLIGEPGVGKTAIAEGLALRIVNGDVPDSLKDRRLLALDMGALIAGAKYRGEFEERLKGVLDDVKAAEGEIILFIDEMHTLVGAGKGEGAMDASNLLKPALARGELHCIGATTLDEYRKHVEKDPALQRRFQPVFVGEPTVEDSISILRGIKEKYELHHGVRITDAAIVAAATLSNRYISDRFLPDKAIDLMDEAASRIRMEVESKPEEIESLDRRIIQMKIEEAALGKESDAASKDRLATLQSELANLEQQSAELTQKWHAEKDKIHAEAKIKEELDAARSALDQAQRAGDLAKAGELSYGTIPGLEKQLEAAQAAAGNAMLREEVTADDIAAVVSKWTGIPVDRMMEGEREKLLGMEETLGKRVIGQDEAVRAVSTAVRRARAGLQDPNRPLGSFLFLGPTGVGKTELTKALARFLFDDDNAMVRIDMSEFMEKHSVARLVGAPPGYVGYEEGGTLTEAVRRRPYQVVLFDEVEKAHPDVFNILLQVLDDGRLTDGQGRTVDFTNTLIILTSNLGSQAIAALPDDAPVEQAEPAVMEVVRAHFRPEFLNRLDEIVLFHRLAQQHMGGIVDIQVARVQKLLADRKVTLDLTDAARAWLGRVGYDPVYGARPLKRAVQKYLQDPLADLILKGEVRDGSTIRVDEGDGALKLAAA; this comes from the coding sequence ATGAACCTCGAAAAATTCACCGATCGCGCCAAGGGCTTTTTGCAGGCGGCGCAGACGATCGCGATCCGCATGAACCACCAGCGGATCGCGCCCGAGCATGTCGCCAAGGCGCTGCTCGAGGACAATCAGGGCATGGCCGCAGGGCTGATCGCGAACAGCGGCGGCGACACCGCGCGCGCGGTGCAGGGCATCGACGTGCTCCTCGCCAAGGTGCCCGCCGTGTCCGGATCGGGCGCCCAGCAAACGCCAGGCCTCGACAATGATGCCGTGCGCCTGCTCGACCAGGCCGAACAGGTCGCCGCGAAGGCGGGGAGCGAATTCGTCGCCGTGCAGAACATCCTGCTCGCGATGGTTCTCGCGCCGAGCACGCCGGTGGGCAAGGTCTTTGCCGATGCGGGCGTAAAGGCCGACGCGCTGAACGCCGCGATCGCCAAGCTGACCGGCGGCCGCACCGCCGACACCGCCTCGGCCGAAGACCGCTACGAAGCGCTCAAGAAATTCGCCCGCGACCTCACCGAAGTCGCGCGCGAGGGCAAGCTCGACCCCGTGATCGGCCGCGACGAGGAGATCCGCCGCACCGTGCAGATCCTCGCGCGCCGGACCAAGAACAACCCCGTGCTGATCGGCGAACCCGGCGTCGGCAAGACCGCGATCGCCGAAGGCCTCGCGCTGCGCATCGTCAACGGCGACGTGCCCGACAGCCTGAAGGACCGCCGCCTGCTTGCGCTCGACATGGGCGCACTGATCGCGGGCGCCAAATATCGCGGCGAGTTCGAGGAGCGGCTCAAGGGCGTGCTCGACGACGTCAAGGCGGCCGAGGGCGAGATCATCCTGTTCATCGACGAGATGCACACGCTGGTCGGCGCGGGCAAGGGCGAGGGCGCGATGGACGCCTCGAACCTGCTCAAGCCCGCGCTCGCGCGCGGCGAACTCCACTGCATCGGCGCGACGACGCTCGACGAATATCGCAAGCATGTCGAAAAGGACCCCGCGCTCCAGCGGCGCTTCCAGCCCGTCTTCGTCGGCGAACCGACGGTCGAGGATTCGATCTCGATCCTGCGCGGGATCAAGGAGAAATACGAGCTGCACCACGGCGTGCGGATCACCGACGCCGCGATCGTCGCCGCGGCGACGCTGTCGAACCGCTATATCTCCGACCGCTTCCTGCCCGACAAGGCGATCGACCTGATGGACGAGGCCGCAAGCCGCATCCGCATGGAGGTCGAATCGAAGCCCGAGGAGATCGAGAGCCTCGACCGCCGCATCATCCAGATGAAGATCGAGGAGGCCGCGCTCGGCAAGGAAAGCGACGCCGCGTCGAAGGACCGGCTCGCGACGCTGCAGTCCGAACTCGCCAATCTCGAGCAGCAGTCGGCCGAACTCACCCAGAAATGGCACGCCGAAAAGGACAAGATCCACGCCGAGGCGAAGATCAAGGAAGAGCTCGACGCGGCGCGGTCGGCGCTCGATCAGGCGCAGCGCGCGGGCGACCTCGCGAAGGCCGGCGAGCTCAGCTACGGCACCATCCCCGGCCTCGAAAAGCAGCTCGAAGCGGCGCAGGCCGCGGCAGGCAATGCGATGCTGCGCGAGGAAGTGACGGCCGACGATATCGCAGCCGTGGTGAGCAAGTGGACCGGCATTCCGGTCGACCGGATGATGGAAGGCGAGCGCGAGAAACTGCTCGGCATGGAAGAAACGCTGGGCAAGCGCGTCATCGGGCAGGACGAGGCGGTCCGCGCCGTCTCGACCGCGGTCCGCCGCGCGCGCGCCGGGCTGCAGGACCCCAATCGCCCGCTCGGCAGCTTCCTCTTCCTCGGCCCCACGGGGGTCGGCAAGACCGAGCTCACCAAGGCGCTCGCGCGCTTCCTGTTCGACGATGACAATGCGATGGTCCGCATCGACATGTCGGAGTTCATGGAGAAGCACAGCGTCGCGCGCCTCGTCGGCGCGCCCCCGGGCTATGTCGGCTATGAAGAGGGCGGCACGCTCACCGAAGCGGTGCGCCGCCGGCCCTATCAGGTCGTGCTGTTCGACGAGGTCGAGAAGGCGCATCCGGACGTGTTCAACATCCTGCTCCAGGTGCTCGACGACGGGCGCCTGACCGACGGGCAGGGCCGTACGGTCGACTTCACCAACACGCTGATCATCCTGACCTCGAACCTCGGCAGCCAGGCGATCGCGGCGCTGCCCGACGACGCCCCGGTCGAACAGGCCGAACCCGCGGTGATGGAGGTGGTGCGCGCGCATTTCCGGCCCGAGTTCCTCAACCGGCTCGACGAGATCGTGCTCTTCCACCGCCTCGCGCAACAGCATATGGGCGGCATCGTCGATATCCAGGTCGCGCGGGTGCAGAAGCTGCTCGCCGATCGCAAGGTGACGCTCGACCTGACCGACGCGGCGCGCGCCTGGCTCGGACGGGTCGGTTACGACCCCGTCTATGGCGCAAGGCCGCTCAAGCGCGCGGTGCAGAAATATCTGCAGGATCCGCTCGCCGACCTGATCCTCAAGGGCGAGGTCAGGGACGGTTCGACGATCCGCGTCGACGAAGGCGACGGCGCGCTGAAGCTGGCTGCAGCGTAA
- a CDS encoding TonB-dependent receptor, whose protein sequence is MKKNQFSKLKLGVAPVVLGVALVSTPAIAQDAAADEAASGDVIVVTGSRIARPDLDSVVPVAVIDSQSLERDAAINIQDVLQEMPQVGIGTSRTNSNFSTSANGVATINLRNLGESRTLVLVNGRRYIAGLAGSSAVDINNIPTDFIERVDITTGGASSIYGSDAVAGVVNFILKDSFEGVRVRSQYNVTEKGDNPRYFASITAGTRWGADDRGSIMLNFSYDKDTGLLSRKRAMSAEDCYFDICGPDAYSTYSAQGRFELLDAAGELADGFNGGSLFSFDENNNLIAGGGTGFNRNGVRRISVPVERYLANAVINYELTDSIKAFSEITYAKVKSSSQMEATPLDYTDLYDDGGIPLTNAFIPQDVRDQIAAYNATPEGLAAPITSLGFRRRQNEVFNRSNRASRDTWRVVAGLKGDITDKWQFETSYVYGRFKDFTASEDIDSARYRNALDSIRLGDGSIVCRSDAARAEGCQPINIFGFGTASPEASAYVQAVVPKSQETVQQQHVFSAVVSGTPFALPAGDVGVVFGTEYRKEKSVDDLDALTNSGGNSGNEIPDTMGKFNVWEVFGEVNVPLLRDRPFFENLSVGGAVRYSDYSQRQVGGVVSWSVNGDWSPVPGLGFRSTYSVANRAPNISEFASPPSETFAAVSDPCNGVTAGRTNAADDACRAIPAIAAAIAANGSFAYSLADIQGINGFVGGNPDLKEETAKTLTIGAVIQPRILPGFSMTVDYFDIKVKDAINVIERDESIKQCLLTSNDTFCDNVVRNAATGRVTRVDATLLNVAKLSTKGIDVGMRYRTGLGLWGDDRLELSGNYTYLIDFKSQGDPSATVRDLAGEVGYSEHKASVRAAYLKGPLTFSWQINYLGKAVGDIDYIGDTTVYGDKLTLDELNRVGDRFYHDVQARFDVGDNKDFAFYAGIDNLFGSKAPFLPGTPFANSPTGTETAADVYDVFGRRFYVGATIKF, encoded by the coding sequence TTGAAGAAAAACCAGTTCTCCAAGCTGAAGCTTGGGGTCGCCCCGGTGGTTTTGGGTGTCGCGCTCGTATCGACTCCCGCCATCGCGCAGGACGCCGCGGCAGATGAAGCCGCGAGCGGAGACGTCATTGTCGTGACCGGCTCGCGTATCGCGCGCCCCGACCTCGATTCGGTCGTTCCGGTCGCCGTGATCGACAGCCAGTCGCTCGAACGCGACGCCGCGATCAACATCCAGGACGTGCTTCAGGAAATGCCGCAGGTCGGCATCGGCACGAGCCGCACCAACAGCAACTTTTCCACCAGCGCCAATGGCGTGGCGACGATCAACCTGCGCAACCTCGGCGAGAGCCGGACGCTCGTTCTCGTCAACGGTCGCCGCTACATCGCGGGTCTCGCCGGTTCGTCGGCGGTCGATATCAACAATATTCCGACCGACTTCATCGAGCGCGTCGACATCACCACCGGCGGTGCCTCGTCGATCTATGGTTCGGATGCGGTCGCCGGCGTGGTGAACTTCATCCTCAAGGATTCGTTCGAGGGTGTTCGCGTTCGCAGCCAGTATAATGTGACCGAAAAGGGCGACAATCCGCGCTATTTCGCGAGCATCACCGCGGGCACCCGCTGGGGTGCCGACGATCGCGGCTCGATCATGCTCAATTTCTCCTACGACAAGGACACGGGCCTGCTGTCGCGCAAGCGCGCGATGTCGGCGGAGGATTGCTATTTCGACATTTGCGGTCCCGACGCTTATTCGACCTATTCGGCGCAGGGGCGGTTCGAGCTGCTCGATGCCGCTGGCGAGCTCGCCGACGGGTTCAATGGCGGCAGCCTGTTCTCGTTCGACGAGAACAACAATCTGATCGCGGGTGGCGGCACGGGTTTCAACCGCAACGGCGTCCGCCGCATTTCGGTGCCGGTCGAACGCTACCTCGCCAATGCGGTGATCAACTATGAGCTGACCGACAGCATCAAGGCCTTCTCGGAAATCACCTATGCCAAGGTGAAGTCGAGTTCGCAGATGGAAGCGACACCGCTCGATTACACCGACCTCTATGACGATGGTGGCATTCCGCTCACCAACGCCTTCATCCCGCAGGACGTGCGCGACCAGATCGCCGCCTATAATGCGACCCCCGAAGGCCTCGCCGCACCGATCACGTCGCTCGGCTTCCGTCGCCGCCAGAACGAGGTGTTCAACCGTTCGAACCGCGCGTCGCGCGACACCTGGCGCGTTGTCGCCGGGCTGAAAGGTGACATCACCGACAAGTGGCAGTTCGAAACCAGCTATGTCTATGGCCGTTTCAAGGACTTCACTGCCAGCGAGGACATCGACAGCGCACGTTACCGTAACGCGCTCGATTCGATCAGGCTCGGCGACGGCAGCATCGTGTGCCGCAGCGACGCCGCGCGCGCCGAAGGGTGCCAGCCGATCAACATCTTCGGGTTCGGCACCGCCAGCCCCGAAGCATCGGCCTATGTCCAGGCGGTGGTTCCCAAGTCGCAGGAAACCGTTCAGCAGCAGCATGTCTTCTCGGCGGTTGTGTCGGGTACGCCCTTCGCGCTTCCCGCGGGCGACGTCGGCGTTGTATTCGGTACCGAATATCGCAAGGAAAAGAGCGTTGACGACCTTGACGCCCTTACCAACAGCGGTGGCAATTCGGGCAATGAAATCCCCGACACGATGGGCAAGTTCAATGTCTGGGAAGTGTTCGGGGAGGTCAATGTGCCGCTGCTGCGCGATCGTCCCTTCTTCGAGAATCTGTCGGTCGGCGGTGCAGTACGCTACTCCGACTACAGCCAGCGTCAGGTGGGCGGCGTGGTGTCGTGGAGCGTCAACGGCGACTGGTCGCCGGTGCCCGGCCTCGGCTTCCGTTCGACCTATTCGGTGGCCAACCGCGCCCCGAATATCTCCGAATTCGCTTCGCCTCCCAGCGAAACCTTCGCTGCGGTTTCGGACCCGTGCAACGGCGTAACCGCTGGCCGCACCAATGCGGCGGACGATGCCTGCCGCGCGATTCCGGCGATTGCCGCCGCCATCGCGGCGAACGGCTCGTTTGCGTACTCCCTCGCGGATATTCAGGGCATCAACGGCTTCGTTGGGGGCAATCCCGACCTCAAGGAAGAAACGGCGAAGACGCTCACCATCGGTGCCGTCATCCAGCCGCGCATCCTGCCCGGGTTCAGCATGACGGTCGACTATTTCGACATCAAGGTGAAGGACGCGATCAATGTGATCGAGCGCGACGAGTCGATCAAGCAGTGCCTGCTGACGAGCAACGACACCTTCTGCGATAATGTCGTCCGCAACGCTGCAACGGGCCGCGTCACGCGGGTCGATGCAACGCTGCTCAACGTGGCGAAGCTGAGCACCAAGGGTATCGACGTCGGCATGCGTTACCGCACCGGGCTTGGCCTGTGGGGCGACGACCGTCTCGAGCTGTCGGGCAACTACACCTACCTGATCGATTTCAAGTCGCAGGGTGACCCGTCGGCAACCGTGCGCGATCTGGCGGGCGAGGTCGGCTATTCGGAGCACAAGGCGTCGGTGCGCGCGGCCTATCTGAAGGGTCCGCTGACCTTCAGCTGGCAGATCAACTATCTGGGCAAGGCCGTGGGCGACATCGACTATATCGGTGACACCACCGTCTATGGTGACAAGCTGACGCTCGACGAACTGAACCGCGTCGGCGATCGCTTCTACCACGACGTCCAGGCGCGCTTCGACGTGGGCGACAACAAGGACTTTGCTTTCTACGCAGGCATCGACAACCTGTTCGGAAGCAAGGCGCCGTTCCTGCCCGGAACGCCGTTCGCGAATTCGCCGACCGGCACCGAAACCGCCGCGGACGTCTATGACGTCTTCGGTCGCCGCTTCTATGTTGGTGCGACGATCAAGTTCTGA
- a CDS encoding aspartyl/asparaginyl beta-hydroxylase domain-containing protein has translation MDIGALKAAVLAIPESLWQAENADKPNRFEALDATAHIVFRFVSSVRDWRESYARPLWAEWEPLLAPVLAAATADYGYANGLFPRVMLARMPAGGVIRPHRDANPAAKWPHKIHVPIQTSDRVTFRIDGQGFHLPEGEAAEVNNMGIHAVENGGSEPRIHLIFEYYDADQPDPAWLASMAGA, from the coding sequence GTGGACATCGGCGCCCTCAAGGCGGCCGTGCTCGCGATTCCCGAGAGCCTCTGGCAGGCCGAGAATGCGGACAAGCCCAACCGCTTCGAAGCGCTCGATGCGACTGCACACATCGTCTTTCGCTTCGTGTCGAGCGTGCGCGACTGGCGCGAGTCTTACGCGCGTCCGCTCTGGGCCGAATGGGAGCCGCTGCTTGCGCCCGTCCTCGCCGCGGCGACCGCGGATTATGGCTATGCGAACGGCCTATTCCCGCGCGTGATGCTGGCGCGCATGCCGGCGGGCGGGGTGATCCGGCCGCACCGCGACGCCAACCCCGCCGCGAAATGGCCGCACAAGATTCACGTCCCGATCCAGACCAGCGACCGCGTGACCTTCCGCATCGACGGGCAGGGTTTCCATCTGCCCGAGGGCGAGGCGGCCGAGGTAAACAATATGGGGATTCACGCCGTCGAAAATGGCGGCAGCGAGCCGCGCATCCACCTGATCTTCGAATATTATGACGCCGACCAGCCTGACCCGGCGTGGCTGGCGTCGATGGCCGGAGCCTGA
- a CDS encoding sulfotransferase family 2 domain-containing protein: protein MIVSHRHRFVFTAIPKTGTHSVRHALRTHLGPDDMEQARLFVEKAFPIPELARIGHGHISLAEVRPFLGEEAFGSYLKFAFVRNPFDRFISYCAFATSREGTFDRDPKRVMRHFLFTAPPMQHIIFRPQHLFITGPDGALLADAVGKVEEMQASYDAIAARIGIATTPLDHANRSRRGAYRDYYDQETIDGVAKIYARDLDLFGYDY from the coding sequence ATGATCGTTTCGCACCGGCACCGCTTCGTCTTTACAGCGATTCCGAAGACGGGGACGCATTCGGTCCGCCACGCGCTGCGCACGCACCTCGGCCCCGACGACATGGAGCAGGCGCGCCTTTTTGTCGAAAAGGCGTTTCCGATCCCCGAGCTCGCGCGGATCGGGCACGGGCACATCAGCCTCGCCGAAGTGCGGCCGTTCCTCGGCGAGGAGGCGTTCGGCAGCTATCTGAAATTCGCTTTCGTGCGCAATCCGTTCGACCGCTTCATTTCCTATTGCGCCTTCGCGACCAGCCGCGAAGGAACATTCGATCGCGATCCGAAGCGCGTGATGCGCCATTTCCTGTTCACCGCGCCGCCGATGCAGCACATCATCTTTCGCCCGCAGCACCTGTTCATCACCGGTCCCGATGGCGCGCTGCTGGCCGATGCGGTCGGCAAGGTCGAGGAGATGCAGGCGTCCTATGATGCGATCGCCGCGCGCATCGGCATCGCGACGACGCCGCTCGACCATGCCAATCGCTCGCGCCGCGGCGCCTACCGTGACTATTATGATCAGGAGACGATCGACGGGGTCGCGAAAATCTATGCCCGCGACCTCGATCTTTTCGGCTATGATTATTGA
- a CDS encoding aspartyl/asparaginyl beta-hydroxylase domain-containing protein, whose translation MKLGAPLIKLPRQYCAETLEQEVAALPQSAWLPHPGRLPGNDAVPLITPAGQVSNGFSGPMAPTDALRQCPYIMEIMADLGAVWGRSRLMGLAPGAVVPEHVDVGYYWRTHIRIHIPVVTNPGVAFSCDQETVHMAPGECWLFDSFCLHNVRNAGDQKRVHLVLDTVGGERLWAMIDAARRAGRDGQPVERVAPGSVRPEALAFEQVNLPAIMSVWEVRCHADFLTRQCPASPALDEVRARLEQFANAWGALWAQHGIDPAGLPAYRALIDAVQRDLQRLGAPRILLDNDVPLDRALAELIFMVAAPSPAGMTAAAA comes from the coding sequence ATGAAGCTCGGCGCGCCGCTGATCAAGCTGCCCCGTCAATATTGTGCGGAGACGCTGGAGCAGGAGGTCGCGGCGCTGCCGCAATCGGCGTGGCTGCCGCATCCCGGCCGGTTGCCGGGCAATGACGCGGTGCCGCTCATCACCCCCGCGGGACAGGTTTCGAACGGCTTCAGCGGGCCGATGGCGCCGACCGACGCGCTGCGCCAATGCCCCTATATCATGGAAATCATGGCCGATCTCGGGGCGGTCTGGGGGCGAAGCCGGCTGATGGGGCTCGCGCCCGGTGCGGTGGTGCCCGAACATGTCGACGTGGGCTATTATTGGCGCACGCATATCCGGATCCACATTCCCGTGGTCACCAATCCGGGTGTCGCGTTCAGCTGTGATCAGGAAACGGTGCACATGGCGCCGGGCGAATGCTGGCTGTTCGACAGCTTCTGCCTCCACAATGTCCGCAACGCCGGCGACCAGAAGCGCGTGCACCTCGTCCTCGACACCGTCGGCGGCGAAAGGCTGTGGGCGATGATCGATGCGGCGAGGCGCGCGGGGCGTGACGGTCAGCCGGTCGAGCGTGTCGCGCCGGGATCGGTCAGGCCCGAGGCGCTCGCGTTCGAGCAGGTGAACCTGCCAGCGATCATGTCGGTCTGGGAAGTCCGCTGCCACGCCGATTTCCTGACGCGCCAATGTCCGGCGTCGCCCGCCCTCGACGAAGTCAGGGCGCGGCTCGAGCAATTCGCGAACGCGTGGGGCGCATTGTGGGCGCAGCATGGCATCGATCCCGCGGGCCTCCCGGCATATCGCGCGCTGATCGATGCGGTGCAGCGCGACCTGCAACGGCTCGGCGCGCCGCGGATACTGCTCGACAACGACGTGCCGCTCGACCGGGCGCTCGCCGAACTGATCTTCATGGTTGCCGCGCCTTCGCCGGCCGGCATGACCGCCGCGGCCGCCTGA
- a CDS encoding 2OG-Fe(II) oxygenase family protein, with protein sequence MSSDFALSDRIDWDGIARRFAAHGRIEIPCLLAGGQAAALRENLAVRTDWTLVMNAGTNVYEMTRDAWATLDGAQRAELDRRIVAAGRDGFQYRYEAIRAPDGGDAASHDPVARFVAFLSSPTVLGTIGDAMGVGDLAFADGQATRYDAGHFLTCHDDDVDGKHRRAAYVFSLAPRWRAEWGGLLMFHGEDGNIDEAFVPQMGALRLFAVPQPHSVSYVTPLAPEARLSITGWLRAAG encoded by the coding sequence ATGAGCTCCGATTTCGCGCTGTCCGACCGCATCGACTGGGACGGGATCGCGCGGCGTTTCGCAGCCCATGGCCGTATCGAAATCCCTTGCCTGCTTGCTGGCGGACAAGCCGCTGCGCTGCGCGAGAATCTGGCCGTCCGGACCGACTGGACGCTGGTGATGAACGCCGGCACCAACGTCTATGAAATGACGCGCGACGCCTGGGCGACACTCGACGGCGCGCAGCGAGCCGAGCTCGACCGGCGCATCGTCGCGGCGGGGCGCGACGGATTTCAGTATCGCTACGAAGCGATCCGCGCGCCCGATGGCGGCGACGCCGCTTCGCACGACCCGGTCGCCCGCTTCGTCGCCTTTCTCTCCTCGCCGACGGTCCTCGGCACCATCGGCGACGCCATGGGCGTCGGCGATCTCGCTTTCGCCGACGGGCAGGCGACGCGCTATGACGCAGGGCATTTCCTGACCTGCCACGACGACGATGTCGACGGCAAGCACCGCCGCGCCGCCTATGTCTTTTCGCTGGCGCCGCGCTGGCGCGCCGAATGGGGCGGCCTGCTGATGTTCCACGGCGAAGACGGCAATATCGACGAGGCCTTTGTCCCGCAAATGGGCGCGCTGCGCCTGTTCGCCGTCCCGCAACCGCACAGCGTCAGCTATGTGACGCCGCTCGCTCCCGAAGCGCGCCTGTCGATCACCGGCTGGCTGCGCGCCGCAGGTTAA